Proteins encoded within one genomic window of Eurosta solidaginis isolate ZX-2024a chromosome 1, ASM4086904v1, whole genome shotgun sequence:
- the LOC137238339 gene encoding uncharacterized protein, with protein sequence MTGLSHKRAKTEARGNTFSVPCRLCQKSHSIRLCPIYRGMTNMDRLKTIIDLRYCTNCLSPFHQRKTCPSEDRCHRCNEQHHTSTHLDDVPPPSHESDGEESSDGALSIHVTEQTLWWEADVAEEEVERREDPTSMLATTPPGGSGPQGFRPLLRHERPSNLQRGDGGETRPFPPSHRSAGRRRGDAEPRPSRSSRRSIGRAAPYNARAQVTTLARQPTTLARQPTTPAGFRTGRLRETPLATTITRAFVAIAPTAVVRIAAGGKLHAVRALIDPCAPNSIIDANLAKDLGLERTGTSYHVKCTLVLRGKYGVTGAVTTQATVVSRYSRLTPTATLDPSVATPFQFMKLADPSFHRSTPVRLTLGADVYASLMVSGTPPSNVGGLLTQATIFGLVVSGAHQQ encoded by the coding sequence atgactggattgtcccacaaacgcgccaagacggaggcacgcggcaacacattcagcgtcccctgccggctatgtcaaaagtcgcacagcataaggctctgcccgatttaccggggcatgacgaacatggatcgactaaagacgatcatagatttgcgatattgcacaaattgcttatcgccattccaccaacggaagacatgtcccagcgaagatcgctgtcatcggtgcaacgagcagcaccacacgtcaacacacctcgacgacgttccaccaccgtcccacgagagcgatggcgaagagagctccgatggagccctatccatccacgtcacggaacaaaccctgtggtgggaagcggaCGTCGCCGAGGAAGAGGTCGAACGACGGGAAGATCCTACTTCAATGCTAGCCACGACACCACCGGGCGGTTCAGGACCACAAGGTTTCCGACCGCTCCTACGGCATGAAAGGCCTTCAAACTTGCAACGCGGGGATGgcggggagacacgtcctttccccccATCGCACCGCTCTGCCGGGCGGCGCCGtggcgacgcggaaccgcgtccgtcccgctcgtcacgccGCTCAATTGGCAGGGCGGCCCCGTATAATGCTCGTGCCCAAGTAACTacgctcgcgcgccaaccaacaacgctcgcgcgccaaccaacaacgccagccggcttcagaacgggacgcctccgggagactcctctagcaacgaccattacacgcgcattcgtagccatagctccaacggcggtcgtccggatagcagcaggagggaagctccacgcagtacgcgcccttatcgatccgtgcgctcccAATTCAATCATCGATGCGAATCTCGCGAAGGACCTCGGGTTAGAGCGAACGGGCACGTCCTATCAcgtgaagtgcacgcttgttctgcgagggaaatacggggtaacgggagcagtgacgacccaggccacagtggtgtcgcgatattcacggcttactccgacagcaactctggatccatcggtagccacgccattccaatttatgaagctggcggatccatctttccaccggtctacacctgtccggctcacactaggtgccgacgtctacgccagcctaatggttagcggcacaccaccgtcgaacgtcggcgggctgctgactcaagccaccatattcgggttggtagtgtctggagcccaccagcaataa